ACAACGCCGCCGCCTACACTGAGGAGAACAAGCCGCACGGCTGCATGGTGGTGCTCGCGGGCTCCACCTACACCACCCGCAGCGCGAGCATCCGCGACTTCCTGACCGAAAAGCGCCGCGAGACAACCGAAGGCATCCGCATGCGCCTCGACCGCGGTGTCGTCGAGGGTGATCTGCCCGCGGGGACGAACACCTCCGCCTTGTCGAGCTTCTACACCACGGTCCTCTACGGCCTGTCCATCCAGGCCCGCGACGGAGCCTCCCTGGCGGACCTCACCGCTTCCATCGACTGTGCCATGGCCGCCTGGCCTGTCCCGATGACCTGACGCGACACTCGCGCGGGCGGCGTCTACTTTCGACGCAGGGCGGCGATGCGCTCGCCCAGTTGTTGGGCGGAGGCCAGCGCGGTGGGCGGACCACCGCATTCGCGGCGTAGTTCGCCGTGGATCACGCCGTGCGGCTTGCCGGTGCGGTGGTGGTGCATGGCCACCAGACTGTTGAGTTCGCGGCGCAGTTCGCCGAGCCGGTCGGCAGTGGCAACGCGTTCGGCGGCGCTGGCCACCTGCGGGCCCGGGTCCGGGACGGCCGCGGCCCCGCCGCGGTCGGCGACCTGACGGGCCTGCCGGTCGCGCAGC
The DNA window shown above is from Nocardia sp. NBC_01730 and carries:
- a CDS encoding TetR/AcrR family transcriptional regulator, with product MADRGRPRAFDRADALRRAMEVFWEHGYEGSSMSDLTAAMGINSPSLYAAFGGKEALFREAVGLYGRTDGGYTNRALQDEPTARAGIEAMLRDNAAAYTEENKPHGCMVVLAGSTYTTRSASIRDFLTEKRRETTEGIRMRLDRGVVEGDLPAGTNTSALSSFYTTVLYGLSIQARDGASLADLTASIDCAMAAWPVPMT